The Paraburkholderia sp. SOS3 genome includes a region encoding these proteins:
- the galU gene encoding UTP--glucose-1-phosphate uridylyltransferase GalU encodes MLKVTKAVFPVAGLGTRFLPATKASPKEMLPIVDKPLIQYAVEEAIEAGITEMIFVTGRSKRAIEDHFDKSYEIESELEARGKEKLLELVRGIKPANVDCFYVRQAEALGLGHAVLCAEKLVGDSPFAVILADDLLHSEKPVMKQLVNVFNHYHSSVVGVETIAREDSRSYGVVEGREWEEDVIKLSGIVEKPAPEVAPSNLGVVGRYVLMPTIFRHIRALKPGAGGELQLTDALESLLTEEQVLAYRYFGTRFDCGSKLGYLKATVEFALRHPEVRAEFEEYLQSYLPAHLTAAAA; translated from the coding sequence ATGCTGAAAGTCACCAAAGCCGTGTTTCCCGTGGCGGGTCTCGGCACGCGCTTTTTGCCTGCCACCAAGGCGAGTCCGAAGGAAATGCTGCCGATCGTCGATAAGCCGCTGATCCAGTACGCGGTTGAAGAGGCCATCGAAGCCGGCATTACCGAGATGATCTTCGTGACGGGCCGCAGCAAACGCGCGATCGAAGATCACTTCGACAAGTCGTATGAGATCGAGTCGGAACTCGAAGCACGCGGCAAGGAAAAGCTGCTCGAACTGGTGCGCGGCATCAAGCCGGCCAATGTCGACTGCTTCTACGTGCGCCAGGCGGAAGCGCTGGGCCTCGGTCACGCGGTGTTGTGCGCCGAGAAGCTCGTCGGCGACAGCCCGTTCGCGGTGATTCTCGCGGACGACCTGCTGCACAGCGAAAAGCCCGTGATGAAGCAGCTCGTCAACGTGTTCAACCACTATCACAGCTCGGTGGTCGGCGTCGAAACGATCGCGCGCGAAGACAGCCGTTCGTACGGCGTGGTCGAGGGCCGCGAGTGGGAAGAGGACGTGATCAAGCTGTCGGGCATCGTCGAAAAGCCGGCGCCTGAAGTCGCGCCGTCGAACCTCGGCGTGGTGGGCCGCTATGTGCTGATGCCGACCATCTTCCGCCATATCCGCGCGCTCAAGCCGGGCGCGGGCGGCGAGCTGCAACTGACGGACGCGCTCGAGTCGCTGCTGACCGAAGAGCAGGTGCTCGCCTATCGCTACTTCGGCACGCGTTTCGATTGCGGCAGCAAGCTCGGCTACCTCAAAGCGACCGTCGAATTCGCGTTGCGTCACCCGGAAGTGCGCGCCGAGTTCGAGGAATACCTGCAAAGCTATCTGCCCGCGCATCTCACGGCTGCGGCTGCCTGA
- a CDS encoding acyltransferase family protein produces the protein MSDTALTATTATTAPAQSLAFSAAPADAHVSSAGKEQVIDVMRGFAALLVAYFHCRQVVWVGMQSFHHAVGTSLAPGSLIAYATFPIAWGSAGVPIFFVISGYCIHRGAAFRLAHDPHYRLDAGNFWMRRFARIYPVLLAALLLTLALDSISLQLPPVNHKIREIGLYPFLVNLFSLQGVAGHTYGSNGALWTLSLEVQFYAIYPLLFALRRRFGINAIVVGVALVNIVSALVLERHDIQFFPSYWFSWMLGAWIAEAQAGATRVRPPRSARLWYGLAALFTLAGCGAFYVGQYLAFQLWAIGFACYLYKALETRRAAAGSAPMRVLSRLGDFSFSLYLIHLPLFVLLSSVIYRSELQMSIWPSLGYMCIAIPVAYAFYRLVELPAMKWSANLKPKARAKVEGAGVRVA, from the coding sequence ATGAGCGACACCGCTCTGACCGCCACCACAGCTACTACAGCCCCTGCACAATCGCTGGCCTTTTCCGCCGCACCTGCCGACGCGCACGTGTCGAGCGCGGGCAAGGAGCAGGTGATCGACGTAATGCGCGGCTTCGCCGCCTTGCTCGTCGCTTACTTCCACTGCCGCCAGGTGGTGTGGGTCGGCATGCAGAGCTTTCACCACGCTGTCGGCACCTCGCTCGCGCCGGGTTCGCTCATTGCGTATGCGACGTTTCCAATCGCGTGGGGTTCCGCAGGTGTGCCAATCTTTTTCGTGATCAGTGGCTACTGCATCCATCGCGGCGCCGCATTCAGGCTCGCCCACGACCCGCACTACCGGCTCGATGCGGGCAATTTCTGGATGCGCCGGTTCGCGCGCATCTATCCGGTGCTGCTCGCCGCGCTACTGCTCACGCTCGCACTCGATTCGATCAGCCTGCAACTGCCGCCCGTCAACCATAAGATCCGCGAGATCGGCCTTTATCCGTTCCTCGTCAACCTGTTCTCGCTGCAAGGCGTCGCAGGCCATACGTATGGATCGAACGGCGCGCTCTGGACGCTGTCGCTCGAAGTGCAGTTCTACGCGATCTATCCGCTGCTGTTCGCCTTGCGCCGCCGTTTCGGCATCAATGCGATTGTTGTCGGGGTTGCGCTCGTCAATATCGTGTCGGCGCTCGTGCTCGAGCGGCACGACATCCAGTTTTTCCCGTCGTACTGGTTTTCGTGGATGCTCGGCGCGTGGATCGCCGAAGCGCAGGCCGGCGCGACGCGCGTGCGGCCGCCGCGCTCGGCGCGCCTCTGGTACGGCCTCGCGGCGCTCTTCACGCTCGCGGGCTGCGGCGCGTTCTATGTCGGCCAATACCTCGCGTTCCAGCTGTGGGCGATCGGATTCGCGTGCTACCTGTACAAAGCGCTCGAGACCCGCCGCGCGGCGGCCGGATCGGCGCCGATGCGGGTGCTGTCGCGGCTCGGCGACTTCAGCTTCTCGCTCTACCTGATCCACCTGCCGCTGTTCGTGCTGCTGTCGTCGGTGATCTACCGGTCCGAGCTGCAGATGTCGATCTGGCCGTCGCTCGGCTATATGTGCATCGCGATTCCGGTCGCGTATGCGTTCTACCGGCTCGTCGAATTGCCGGCGATGAAGTGGTCGGCAAACCTGAAGCCGAAGGCGCGCGCGAAGGTGGAAGGCGCGGGCGTGCGCGTTGCCTGA
- a CDS encoding glycosyltransferase family 4 protein: protein MNHDIAEDTRLPNPTRTLAHSAASSVPLAPAGHAAFDRPATVPPRRMTPHPSFAAQRVRVAIVHDWLVTYAGAERVLEQIIACFPDADLFALVDFLEDRSFIRGKPVTTSFIQRLPKAKTKYRSYLPLMPLAIEQLDLSAYDLVISSSHAVAKGVLTGPDQVHVSYVHSPIRYAWDLQHQYLNESRLTAGPKSALARLILHYIRNWDVRTANSVDSFVSNSDFIARRIKKVYQRDADVINPPVDVEAFSVLEQKEDFYLTASRMVPYKKIDLIVEAFAKMPQRRLVVIGDGPEMQKIRAKAAPNVEIMGYQPFAVLRDRMRRARAFVFAAEEDFGISVVEAQACGTPVIAYGKGGALETVRDLSHPQPTGLFFDEQSAEAIVAAVESFEAQSAPELGTQQDPAQGADEVPGKGPRQGTVHARFAPTHCRASAERFSAALFRERFFAHVCAHVPALQGAKLPPYDPPPRGAAANAAASLRVLAVDQSGVLGGAELSLLEIVKALRARMDVVLFDDGPFRAALDRAGVPVTVLDAGATRDMRKQGASPPLGRALKSVWSLVRATAARARNNDVIYANTQRSMVVGVLAGKLARKPVVWHLRDIVSAEHFGRRQLAVIKWCARFGLAHVIANSGASARAFMQLTKFDDRKVDVVFNGIASAPFDALRDMPQAALRARLNLPRDAFLVGSFSRLARWKGQHVLLEAMAQGGAALNPQMHAVFVGSALFGEDAYEAELRAFVAQHGLAGRVHFLGFQHDIAACMGAMDVVAHTSITPEPFGRVIVEGMLARRPVVAARAGGVTEIVRDGENGMLCEPGDARALAATLAELHANRTLRERLVTHGYRTAVDSFGTVAYVDGVERILKRVAAVAPRDRRGQAQQKKAA, encoded by the coding sequence ATGAACCACGATATCGCTGAAGACACGCGGCTGCCGAATCCGACGCGCACGCTCGCGCATTCCGCTGCCTCGTCGGTCCCGTTGGCGCCCGCGGGCCACGCCGCGTTCGACAGGCCGGCGACGGTCCCGCCGCGGCGCATGACGCCGCATCCGTCGTTCGCCGCGCAACGCGTACGCGTCGCGATCGTGCACGACTGGCTCGTCACCTATGCGGGCGCCGAGCGCGTGCTCGAGCAGATCATCGCGTGCTTTCCCGATGCGGACCTGTTCGCGCTCGTCGACTTCCTCGAGGACCGCAGCTTCATTCGCGGCAAGCCGGTCACGACATCGTTTATCCAGAGGCTGCCGAAAGCGAAGACGAAGTACCGCTCATATCTGCCGCTCATGCCGCTCGCGATCGAGCAACTCGACCTGTCCGCGTACGACCTCGTGATTTCGAGCAGCCATGCGGTGGCCAAGGGCGTGCTGACCGGTCCCGACCAGGTGCACGTGAGCTATGTGCATTCGCCGATTCGCTATGCGTGGGATCTGCAGCATCAATACCTGAACGAATCGCGGCTGACGGCCGGCCCGAAGTCGGCGCTTGCGCGTCTGATCCTGCATTACATCCGCAACTGGGACGTGCGCACGGCCAATTCGGTCGATTCGTTCGTGTCGAATTCGGACTTTATCGCGCGGCGTATCAAGAAGGTTTATCAGCGCGACGCCGACGTGATCAATCCGCCCGTCGACGTGGAAGCGTTCTCGGTGCTCGAGCAGAAGGAAGACTTCTATCTGACCGCATCACGCATGGTGCCGTACAAGAAGATCGATCTGATCGTCGAAGCGTTTGCGAAGATGCCGCAGCGGCGCCTCGTCGTCATCGGCGACGGGCCCGAGATGCAGAAGATTCGCGCAAAGGCGGCGCCGAACGTCGAGATCATGGGCTATCAGCCGTTCGCGGTGCTGCGCGACCGCATGCGCCGCGCGCGTGCCTTCGTGTTCGCCGCCGAAGAGGACTTCGGCATTTCGGTGGTCGAAGCGCAGGCCTGCGGCACGCCGGTGATCGCCTACGGCAAGGGCGGCGCGCTCGAAACCGTGCGCGATCTGTCGCACCCGCAGCCGACCGGCCTGTTTTTCGACGAGCAGAGCGCCGAGGCGATCGTCGCCGCCGTCGAAAGCTTCGAGGCGCAGTCGGCGCCGGAGCTCGGGACGCAGCAGGATCCGGCCCAAGGCGCAGATGAAGTTCCGGGCAAAGGTCCACGCCAGGGTACGGTCCACGCCCGTTTCGCGCCCACGCACTGCCGCGCGAGCGCCGAACGCTTTTCGGCGGCCTTGTTTCGCGAGCGCTTCTTCGCCCATGTGTGCGCACACGTGCCCGCGCTGCAGGGCGCGAAGCTGCCGCCCTACGATCCGCCGCCGAGAGGCGCGGCCGCGAACGCGGCTGCGTCGCTGCGCGTGCTCGCGGTCGACCAGAGCGGCGTGCTCGGCGGTGCGGAATTGTCGCTGCTCGAAATCGTCAAGGCGCTGCGCGCGCGCATGGATGTCGTGCTGTTCGACGACGGTCCGTTTCGCGCGGCGCTCGACCGGGCGGGCGTCCCGGTTACCGTGCTCGACGCGGGCGCGACGCGCGACATGCGCAAGCAGGGCGCGTCGCCGCCGCTTGGCCGCGCGCTGAAAAGCGTCTGGTCGCTGGTGCGCGCGACCGCTGCGCGGGCGCGCAACAACGACGTGATCTATGCGAATACGCAGCGCTCGATGGTGGTCGGCGTGCTGGCCGGCAAGCTCGCGCGCAAGCCGGTGGTCTGGCATCTGCGCGACATCGTCAGCGCCGAGCACTTCGGCCGGCGGCAGCTCGCGGTCATCAAATGGTGCGCGCGCTTTGGGCTTGCGCATGTCATTGCGAACTCGGGCGCATCCGCGCGCGCGTTCATGCAGTTGACGAAATTCGACGACCGCAAGGTCGACGTCGTGTTCAACGGCATCGCGAGCGCGCCGTTCGACGCGCTGCGCGACATGCCGCAAGCGGCGCTGCGCGCGCGCCTGAACCTGCCGCGCGATGCGTTTCTGGTTGGTTCGTTCAGCCGCCTCGCGCGCTGGAAGGGACAGCACGTCCTGCTCGAGGCGATGGCGCAGGGCGGCGCCGCTCTGAATCCGCAGATGCACGCGGTATTCGTCGGCTCCGCGCTGTTCGGCGAGGATGCGTACGAGGCGGAACTGCGCGCGTTCGTCGCGCAGCACGGGCTTGCCGGGCGCGTGCATTTTCTGGGCTTCCAGCACGATATCGCGGCTTGCATGGGCGCGATGGATGTCGTGGCGCATACGTCGATCACGCCGGAGCCGTTCGGGCGCGTGATCGTCGAAGGCATGCTCGCGCGGCGGCCCGTCGTCGCGGCGCGTGCGGGCGGCGTGACCGAGATCGTGCGCGACGGAGAGAACGGCATGCTCTGCGAACCGGGCGACGCCCGTGCGCTTGCCGCCACGCTCGCCGAATTGCACGCTAACCGGACGCTGCGCGAGCGGCTCGTGACGCACGGCTACCGGACTGCGGTCGATTCGTTCGGCACGGTGGCGTATGTCGACGGGGTCGAGCGGATTCTGAAGCGCGTGGCGGCCGTGGCGCCGCGTGACCGGCGAGGGCAGGCACAGCAGAAGAAGGCCGCCTGA
- a CDS encoding oligosaccharide flippase family protein, translating to MDKSILRNVGINFIGLILPTFVSLVTVPAYIKALGVERYGVVSLVWVLIGYFGILDLGMSMAAQNQISKARASADKEECARVFWSATWLNLATGAIGGLLIYFGTFIYTAYFSKVPPELHHEVIGALPWLALAIPIANVSWVFAGAISGAEKFGSYNTNQTIGTFLFQLLPLFAAWWIAPTLPNVLAAAVAARIIAALMLGRSALKVLEIRKILPPQFGVAKGLFSFGGWMLVTSTLQLMGDSMDRVLVGSALGARFVTYYSVPQNLVWRLGVIPSAMMRTLFPRLSALNRENADLVLRQSIEFLNGVFTPVMLVAMLVLEPFLHLWVGNEVASAGAPVGRILIIFVWLTGQSNLARIMIQAQVHPAVAARVSIVETPLFAGAIWAGVHYFGLTGAAIAVAARGFFDYFVLLRLSRVHARPIVMDMVPHLAFLAAALWIATIATTIPLAAAAVVLMTAANVAWSLTMTPALRDLARSVLGRLSRLYSRNSAS from the coding sequence ATGGACAAAAGCATCCTGAGGAACGTAGGGATCAATTTCATCGGCCTGATACTGCCCACGTTCGTCTCGCTCGTGACCGTGCCCGCGTACATCAAGGCGCTCGGCGTCGAACGGTACGGCGTGGTGAGTCTCGTCTGGGTGCTGATCGGCTACTTCGGCATTCTCGATCTCGGCATGAGCATGGCCGCGCAGAACCAGATCTCGAAGGCGCGCGCGTCCGCGGACAAGGAGGAATGCGCGCGCGTATTCTGGAGCGCCACCTGGCTTAACCTGGCCACCGGTGCGATCGGCGGGCTGCTCATCTATTTCGGCACGTTCATCTACACGGCGTATTTCTCGAAGGTGCCGCCCGAACTGCATCACGAAGTGATCGGCGCATTGCCGTGGCTCGCGCTTGCGATACCGATCGCGAATGTGTCGTGGGTGTTTGCCGGCGCGATCAGCGGCGCCGAGAAGTTCGGCAGCTACAACACGAACCAGACGATCGGCACGTTCCTGTTCCAGTTGCTGCCGCTGTTCGCTGCGTGGTGGATCGCGCCGACCTTGCCGAACGTGCTCGCCGCTGCCGTGGCGGCGCGCATCATCGCGGCGCTGATGCTTGGCCGCTCCGCGCTGAAGGTGCTCGAGATCCGCAAGATCCTGCCGCCGCAGTTCGGCGTCGCGAAGGGGCTGTTCAGCTTCGGCGGCTGGATGCTCGTCACGTCGACGCTGCAACTGATGGGCGATTCGATGGACCGCGTGCTGGTGGGCTCGGCGCTCGGCGCGCGTTTCGTGACCTATTACTCGGTGCCGCAAAACCTCGTCTGGCGTCTCGGCGTGATACCGAGCGCGATGATGCGCACGCTGTTTCCGCGCCTGTCCGCGCTCAATCGCGAAAATGCGGACCTCGTGCTGCGCCAGTCGATCGAATTTCTGAACGGCGTATTCACGCCGGTCATGCTCGTCGCGATGCTCGTGCTCGAACCGTTTCTGCATCTGTGGGTCGGCAACGAAGTCGCGAGCGCGGGCGCGCCGGTGGGCCGCATTCTGATCATCTTCGTGTGGCTCACGGGGCAGTCGAACCTCGCGCGCATCATGATCCAGGCGCAAGTGCATCCGGCCGTCGCGGCGCGCGTGAGCATCGTCGAAACGCCGCTGTTCGCGGGCGCGATCTGGGCCGGCGTGCATTACTTCGGGCTGACCGGCGCGGCGATCGCGGTGGCCGCGCGCGGCTTCTTCGATTACTTCGTCCTGCTCAGACTGTCGCGCGTGCATGCGCGGCCGATCGTGATGGACATGGTGCCGCACCTCGCCTTTCTCGCGGCGGCACTGTGGATTGCCACGATCGCGACGACGATCCCGCTCGCGGCCGCGGCTGTCGTGCTGATGACCGCTGCGAACGTCGCCTGGTCGCTGACGATGACACCGGCGCTGCGCGATCTGGCGCGCTCCGTGCTGGGCAGGCTCTCGAGACTGTATTCAAGGAACAGCGCATCATGA
- the gmd gene encoding GDP-mannose 4,6-dehydratase gives MTTQRKAIITGVSGQDGAYLTKLLLGKGYQVTGTYRRTSSVNFWRMEELGVLDHPNLRLVEHDLTDLGSTLRLLESAQADEVYNLAAQSFVGVSFDQPATTAQVTGVGALNLLEGIRAVNPKMRYYQASTSEMFGMVQAIPQREDTPFYPRSPYGVAKLFAHWTTVNYRESYGIFATSGILFNHESPLRGREFVTRKITDTVAKIHLGKADVLELGNLDAKRDWGFALEYVDGMHRMLQVDEPDTFVLATNRTETVRDFVKMAFAAAGTQLEWSGKNQGETGVDIATGRTLVRINPKFYRPAEVDLLIGCADKAKAKLGWEPQTTLEQLCQMMVNADIARNRIHETF, from the coding sequence ATGACAACCCAACGCAAAGCCATCATTACCGGCGTATCCGGCCAGGACGGCGCCTACCTGACCAAGCTGCTGCTCGGCAAGGGCTATCAGGTGACCGGCACGTATCGACGCACGAGTTCGGTGAACTTCTGGCGCATGGAAGAGCTCGGCGTGCTCGACCATCCGAATCTGAGGCTCGTCGAACACGATCTGACCGATCTTGGTTCGACGCTGCGCCTGCTCGAATCGGCGCAGGCCGACGAGGTGTACAACCTCGCCGCGCAGAGCTTCGTCGGCGTATCGTTCGACCAGCCGGCGACCACCGCGCAGGTGACGGGCGTCGGCGCGCTGAATCTGCTCGAAGGCATTCGCGCCGTGAACCCGAAGATGCGCTACTACCAGGCGTCGACTTCCGAGATGTTCGGCATGGTGCAAGCGATACCGCAGCGCGAGGACACGCCGTTCTACCCGCGCAGCCCGTATGGGGTCGCCAAGCTGTTCGCGCACTGGACCACGGTCAACTATCGCGAGTCCTACGGGATCTTCGCGACGAGCGGCATTCTGTTCAATCACGAATCGCCGTTGCGCGGACGCGAATTCGTCACGCGCAAGATCACCGATACGGTCGCGAAAATCCATCTCGGCAAGGCGGACGTGCTCGAGCTCGGCAATCTCGATGCGAAGCGCGACTGGGGCTTCGCGCTCGAATACGTCGACGGCATGCATCGCATGCTGCAGGTCGACGAACCGGACACGTTCGTGCTCGCGACCAATCGTACCGAGACCGTGCGCGACTTCGTGAAGATGGCCTTCGCCGCGGCCGGCACGCAGCTCGAGTGGTCGGGCAAAAACCAGGGCGAGACGGGCGTCGACATTGCAACGGGCCGCACGCTCGTGCGCATCAACCCGAAGTTCTACCGTCCCGCCGAGGTCGATCTGCTGATCGGCTGCGCGGATAAAGCGAAGGCGAAGCTCGGCTGGGAACCGCAAACCACGCTCGAGCAGTTGTGCCAGATGATGGTCAACGCCGATATCGCGCGCAACCGGATTCACGAAACGTTCTGA
- a CDS encoding glycosyltransferase family 4 protein has translation MTHSSIKSLQIGMHWFPERAGGLDRMYYSLIGALPGAGVEVRGVVAGSPRVAADTNGAIQGFGPAAQSLPLRLMAARRALRREIRAQRPDVISSHFALYTFPGLDVTRGIPQVSHFQGPWADESHVEGADSLGQRAKRYLEQTVYARSSRLIVLSDAFGKILTSRFGISPERIRVVPGCVNVDQFDLPLTQNEARLKMQLPLGRPIVLAVRRLVRRMGLEDLIDAVKIVKRRAPDVLLLIAGRGRLQGELQARIDEAGLSDNVKLLGFVPDQHLATLYRAATLSVVPTVALEGFGLITVESLASGTPVLVTPVGGLPEAVAGLSPDLVLPSTGADAIAEGVSKALDGTLKLPDADACRAYARAHFDNPVIAKRVAAVYSEAISDASVH, from the coding sequence ATGACTCACTCTTCGATCAAATCTCTGCAGATCGGCATGCACTGGTTTCCCGAGCGCGCGGGCGGCCTCGACCGGATGTACTACTCGCTGATCGGCGCGCTGCCCGGCGCCGGCGTCGAGGTGCGCGGCGTGGTGGCCGGCTCGCCGCGCGTCGCGGCCGACACGAACGGCGCGATCCAGGGCTTCGGCCCGGCCGCGCAATCGCTGCCGCTGCGTCTGATGGCCGCGCGCCGCGCGCTGCGCCGCGAAATCCGCGCGCAGCGTCCCGACGTGATCTCGTCGCACTTCGCGCTCTATACGTTTCCGGGGCTCGACGTCACGCGCGGCATTCCGCAGGTGTCGCATTTCCAGGGGCCGTGGGCCGACGAGAGTCATGTGGAAGGGGCCGATTCGCTCGGCCAGCGTGCGAAGCGCTATCTCGAGCAGACCGTCTATGCGCGCTCGTCGCGGCTCATCGTGCTGTCCGACGCGTTCGGCAAGATCCTCACGTCGCGCTTCGGCATTTCGCCCGAGCGCATCCGCGTGGTGCCGGGCTGCGTGAACGTCGACCAGTTCGATCTGCCGCTCACGCAGAACGAAGCGCGCCTGAAAATGCAACTGCCGCTCGGTCGGCCGATCGTGCTCGCGGTGCGGCGTCTCGTGCGCCGCATGGGCCTCGAGGATCTGATCGACGCGGTGAAGATCGTCAAGCGCCGCGCCCCCGACGTGCTGCTGCTGATCGCCGGCAGGGGGCGTCTCCAGGGCGAACTGCAGGCGCGCATCGACGAAGCCGGCCTGAGCGACAACGTGAAGCTGCTCGGCTTCGTGCCCGACCAGCATCTGGCGACGCTGTACCGCGCGGCGACGCTCAGCGTCGTGCCGACCGTGGCACTCGAAGGCTTCGGGCTGATCACGGTGGAATCGCTGGCGTCGGGCACGCCCGTGCTCGTGACGCCGGTCGGCGGCCTGCCGGAAGCGGTCGCGGGGCTGTCGCCGGATCTCGTGCTGCCGTCGACCGGCGCCGATGCGATTGCAGAAGGCGTGTCGAAGGCGCTCGACGGGACGCTCAAATTGCCCGATGCCGACGCATGCCGTGCATACGCGCGCGCGCACTTCGACAATCCGGTGATCGCGAAGCGCGTGGCGGCCGTGTACAGCGAAGCGATCTCCGACGCTTCGGTGCACTGA
- a CDS encoding glycosyltransferase family 4 protein: MRVAIVTHVVRHNDGQGRVNHEIARAALEAGISVTLVASHVAPELLEHPLVRWVPMKIGRWWPTNLLRQQVFALKSAQWLRAHRSEYDVLHVNGFISWTAADVNTAHFVHSGWFASKYYPFGITGGVWSAYQYVYTRVNAMLERWAYRRSRVITAVSQKVAAEIRAIGLTPRNRLDVIYNGVDTRGFAAASGDRAKFRLPAHAFLLLFVGDLRTPRKNLGTVLRALQHLPHHVQIAVAGYLPGSPYPEEARALGIADRVHFLGLVKDMPVLMHSVDAFVFPSRYEAMSLSLLEAMAAGLPVVTARTAGGAEIITPECGIVLDDPDDPRALAGAIGRLADDDDLRRAMGAAAGELAVGFGWARMAEQYIALYRQIAGPREDRSRNGASRDADIAADITTPGLLAGAPRGADRA, from the coding sequence TTGAGAGTCGCGATTGTCACGCATGTCGTGCGTCATAACGATGGACAGGGCCGCGTCAACCACGAGATCGCGCGCGCCGCGCTCGAAGCGGGTATTTCGGTCACGCTCGTCGCGTCGCATGTGGCGCCGGAACTGCTCGAACATCCGCTCGTGCGCTGGGTGCCGATGAAGATCGGCCGCTGGTGGCCGACCAATCTGCTGCGCCAGCAGGTGTTCGCGCTGAAGAGCGCGCAATGGCTGCGGGCGCATCGCAGCGAATACGACGTGCTGCATGTGAACGGCTTTATCTCGTGGACGGCCGCCGATGTGAACACTGCGCACTTCGTGCACAGCGGCTGGTTCGCGAGCAAGTACTACCCGTTCGGCATCACCGGCGGCGTGTGGTCCGCATACCAGTACGTGTACACGCGCGTGAACGCGATGCTCGAACGCTGGGCGTACCGGCGCTCGCGCGTGATCACCGCGGTGTCGCAAAAGGTCGCTGCCGAAATCCGCGCGATCGGCCTCACGCCGCGCAACCGGCTCGACGTGATCTACAACGGCGTCGATACGCGCGGTTTCGCCGCGGCAAGCGGCGATCGCGCGAAGTTCAGGCTGCCCGCGCATGCGTTTCTGCTGCTGTTCGTCGGCGACCTGCGCACGCCGCGCAAGAACCTCGGCACCGTGCTGCGCGCGTTGCAGCATCTGCCGCATCACGTACAGATCGCGGTGGCCGGTTATCTGCCGGGCAGCCCGTATCCCGAAGAAGCGCGCGCGCTCGGCATTGCCGATCGCGTGCATTTTCTCGGGCTCGTCAAGGACATGCCGGTGCTCATGCATTCGGTCGACGCGTTCGTGTTTCCGTCGCGCTACGAGGCGATGAGCCTGTCGCTGCTCGAGGCGATGGCGGCGGGACTGCCTGTCGTGACCGCGCGCACCGCGGGCGGCGCCGAAATCATCACGCCCGAGTGCGGCATCGTGCTCGACGACCCCGACGATCCGCGCGCGCTCGCCGGCGCGATCGGACGGCTTGCCGACGACGACGACCTGCGCCGCGCGATGGGCGCCGCGGCCGGCGAGCTCGCGGTCGGTTTCGGCTGGGCGCGCATGGCCGAACAGTACATCGCGCTGTACCGGCAGATCGCCGGGCCGCGCGAGGACCGCAGCCGCAACGGCGCGAGCCGCGATGCCGACATCGCGGCCGACATCACGACGCCGGGCCTGCTCGCAGGCGCGCCGCGCGGCGCGGATCGCGCATGA